A genomic segment from Verrucomicrobiia bacterium encodes:
- a CDS encoding Cache 3/Cache 2 fusion domain-containing protein encodes MKLTGKIVLPMVGLTVVTTIAVLAAVFVQQQKLERQIRGTIRDQAVSEGSKIVHTVYWLCASTESRNQKRLTHSLGVAQQLVQEAGGLNLSEETIPWEAVNQFTKEKVALALPRMRAGSKWLGQITTTNETAVVVDDTRRLTRDYCTIFQRINEAGDMLRVSTSVLKEDGTRAVGTFIPARNPDGTPNAVVAAVLAGDTYRGRAFVVKEWHAAIYEPIWNTAKTQVIGMLYVGIGLEQINRELHEAITQIQVGKSGYVFVVGTQGDQKGRYIVSQGGKRDGENLWEAKDANGRLFIQSIIEKGLKTRNGSSEVETYPWKNPNDPTARTKFAAVTSFAPWGWVIGAGAYEDDFADVLAQMRRAQQSVLTWVMAVAGLGILFATAIGLLLTRGIVRPLRQIVAWVKDGSEQTHTASGQIAAAGQSLAEGAGEQAAALEETSASLEEMSSLTKQNAQNAQKASELAKHTRSGADKGALDMNAMTVAMDAIKLSSDETAKIIKTIDEIAFQTNILALNAAVEAARAGEAGMGFAVVADEVRNLAQRSAQAAKETTAKIEESLSRTREGVEISGKVAARLNEIVSQIHQVDELISEVAGASREQTQGISQINAAVSQMDRVTQGNAASAEQSAAAAEELRAQAESMTRSVDKLRELVGADDSASTTPVASSPGSGPEASIKRIAAQGHRPGRASLVHSAEKR; translated from the coding sequence ATGAAACTAACCGGAAAGATAGTTCTTCCAATGGTCGGGCTGACGGTGGTGACAACGATCGCTGTCCTGGCGGCGGTGTTCGTGCAACAACAAAAGCTCGAAAGACAGATCCGCGGAACAATCCGCGACCAGGCGGTGAGCGAAGGCTCCAAAATCGTTCACACTGTTTATTGGCTTTGCGCCAGCACCGAATCGCGCAACCAAAAGCGATTGACCCACAGCCTCGGAGTCGCTCAACAGCTCGTCCAGGAAGCGGGAGGCCTGAATCTGTCGGAGGAAACGATTCCGTGGGAAGCCGTGAATCAATTCACAAAAGAGAAGGTCGCGCTGGCGCTTCCCAGGATGCGCGCAGGAAGCAAGTGGCTCGGCCAGATCACGACCACCAACGAAACCGCGGTTGTCGTTGATGATACGCGGCGCCTGACCCGCGACTATTGCACAATTTTCCAGCGCATCAATGAAGCCGGCGACATGCTCCGGGTTTCCACGAGCGTCCTCAAGGAGGACGGCACACGGGCGGTCGGCACATTCATCCCCGCTCGCAATCCCGATGGCACTCCGAACGCAGTGGTCGCCGCTGTTCTCGCAGGCGATACGTACCGCGGCCGCGCGTTCGTGGTCAAGGAATGGCACGCCGCAATTTATGAACCGATTTGGAATACCGCAAAGACGCAAGTCATCGGAATGCTGTATGTCGGAATCGGTCTGGAGCAGATCAACCGCGAATTGCATGAGGCGATTACGCAAATCCAGGTCGGAAAAAGCGGTTACGTTTTTGTTGTAGGCACTCAAGGCGACCAGAAAGGCAGATACATTGTTTCGCAAGGAGGCAAGCGCGACGGTGAGAACCTCTGGGAAGCAAAAGATGCCAACGGCCGGTTGTTCATCCAGTCGATCATCGAAAAGGGTTTGAAAACCAGGAATGGATCGTCCGAGGTAGAGACATATCCCTGGAAAAATCCAAACGATCCGACAGCGAGGACGAAGTTCGCGGCTGTGACAAGCTTTGCGCCTTGGGGCTGGGTCATTGGCGCGGGAGCCTATGAGGATGACTTTGCAGATGTGCTCGCGCAGATGCGTCGCGCGCAGCAATCCGTTCTCACGTGGGTGATGGCCGTTGCTGGTCTTGGAATTCTCTTTGCAACAGCAATCGGGCTGTTACTCACCCGCGGAATCGTCCGCCCTCTCCGCCAAATCGTGGCCTGGGTCAAGGACGGTTCCGAGCAAACCCATACCGCATCGGGCCAGATTGCGGCAGCGGGACAATCTCTTGCAGAAGGCGCGGGTGAACAGGCCGCAGCCCTCGAGGAGACCAGCGCTTCGCTGGAGGAAATGTCCTCCCTCACGAAACAGAACGCGCAGAATGCGCAAAAGGCGAGCGAACTCGCGAAACACACCCGTTCCGGCGCCGACAAGGGCGCACTCGACATGAACGCAATGACCGTGGCGATGGATGCCATCAAATTGTCGAGCGACGAAACTGCAAAGATCATCAAAACGATTGATGAGATTGCCTTCCAGACAAACATCCTTGCGTTGAACGCAGCGGTGGAAGCTGCCCGTGCCGGTGAAGCGGGAATGGGATTCGCCGTGGTTGCTGATGAGGTTAGGAACCTGGCACAGCGGAGCGCGCAGGCGGCCAAAGAAACCACTGCGAAAATCGAAGAATCTCTAAGCCGAACACGCGAAGGCGTGGAAATCAGCGGCAAAGTCGCCGCACGGCTGAATGAGATCGTTTCGCAGATTCATCAGGTCGACGAACTGATCTCTGAAGTTGCGGGCGCCTCTCGCGAGCAGACCCAGGGAATTTCCCAGATTAATGCCGCGGTGAGCCAGATGGACCGGGTGACGCAGGGCAATGCCGCAAGTGCCGAACAGAGCGCCGCCGCGGCTGAGGAACTACGCGCCCAGGCCGAAAGCATGACCCGCTCTGTAGACAAACTTCGAGAGTTGGTTGGAGCCGATGATTCCGCATCCACAACGCCTGTCGCCTCAAGCCCCGGATCTGGGCCCGAAGCGTCGATAAAACGAATCGCTGCTCAAGGCCATCGGCCAGGCAGAGCAAGTTTAGTGCATAGCGCGGAGAAGCGATAA
- a CDS encoding methyl-accepting chemotaxis protein produces the protein MFKNLKLGTRLLLSFLAVAIITVAVGIVGYYGAIQSTRIVQRLGVESLPTVDNLMIIKSESETIKGLVRTLAIPGLPDEMRKQQYENLVKSRESYQAAWKAFEALPQTPEETAIWKQFTPAWDAWRTENTKIIELCKQYDAAGIPDAAQLAYTIEQCTKDHHIVARKVLELLRSSDSTFEGGTDSSACNCGKWLTSFTTGNQTLASQVRALAVPHQAFHEAVAKIKRLTAENKTPEAQASFDTELTAAMQDVFKHFEIVRTSVKEAGDLQNRIHQDVLGPVVETHDAALAILDRLVQSHRRGALEEVAAGRRDAAFQKAFCLASVLIGVVLAAVLGLLVTRSITRPIRHVANALSLGSDHTAGAAREVSSASQGLAEGSSEQAASIEETSASLEEMSSMIRHNAGSAQKATELAKQTRSAADKGSHEMKAMTAAMDAIKLSSDETAKIIKTIDEIAFQTNILALNAAVEAARAGEAGMGFAVVADEVRNLAQRSAQAAKETSAKIEGSLTRAAQGVDISARVASALDEITAKVRQVDELIAEVAGASREQSQGISQINTAVGQMDKVTQNNAASAEECAAAAEELNAQAETMKASVSELLNLVGQSVESRGPAAPVQPKAVRPSTTSIPLQPISRTAPKARDESLQLAGKKDRTQEIPLEGDFRDF, from the coding sequence ATGTTTAAAAACCTGAAGCTCGGGACCCGGCTTCTTCTGTCCTTCCTTGCCGTTGCAATTATCACCGTTGCCGTCGGAATCGTGGGGTATTACGGCGCCATCCAGAGCACGCGAATCGTGCAGCGGCTCGGAGTCGAAAGCCTTCCGACAGTCGATAACCTGATGATCATCAAATCCGAAAGCGAAACGATCAAGGGATTAGTCCGCACTCTTGCCATTCCCGGTCTGCCGGACGAAATGCGCAAACAGCAGTATGAGAACCTTGTCAAATCCCGTGAGAGCTACCAGGCAGCCTGGAAGGCTTTCGAAGCCCTGCCCCAAACGCCTGAGGAGACCGCAATCTGGAAGCAGTTCACTCCTGCATGGGATGCCTGGCGCACGGAGAACACCAAGATCATCGAGTTGTGCAAGCAATACGATGCCGCAGGAATCCCGGACGCGGCTCAACTCGCCTATACGATCGAACAATGCACGAAGGATCATCACATAGTTGCAAGGAAGGTTCTGGAATTGCTCCGTTCGTCCGATTCGACCTTTGAAGGCGGAACCGACTCTTCAGCGTGCAACTGTGGCAAGTGGCTCACATCCTTTACGACCGGGAACCAAACCCTCGCGTCTCAAGTCCGCGCCCTCGCTGTGCCACACCAGGCGTTCCACGAAGCCGTCGCCAAGATAAAACGCCTCACCGCCGAGAACAAAACTCCCGAGGCACAGGCGAGTTTTGACACCGAGCTGACGGCTGCGATGCAGGACGTCTTCAAGCATTTCGAGATTGTCCGGACGTCCGTAAAGGAAGCCGGCGACCTGCAGAACCGAATCCACCAAGATGTTCTTGGGCCGGTTGTAGAAACCCATGATGCCGCGCTTGCCATACTCGATCGGCTCGTGCAGTCGCACCGCAGAGGCGCGCTTGAAGAAGTCGCTGCCGGCAGGAGAGATGCTGCGTTCCAAAAGGCGTTCTGCCTCGCCTCGGTTTTGATTGGCGTGGTGCTTGCCGCGGTTCTGGGGCTGCTCGTGACGCGCTCTATTACGAGGCCCATCCGCCATGTCGCCAACGCATTGTCGCTCGGCTCAGATCATACCGCAGGCGCAGCGCGGGAAGTTTCCTCCGCCAGCCAGGGGCTTGCCGAAGGATCGAGCGAGCAGGCGGCATCCATCGAGGAGACAAGCGCCTCGCTGGAAGAAATGTCATCAATGATCCGGCACAATGCCGGGTCAGCCCAGAAAGCGACGGAGCTTGCCAAACAAACACGCTCGGCGGCCGACAAGGGTTCTCATGAAATGAAGGCCATGACTGCGGCCATGGATGCCATCAAGCTTTCCAGCGACGAAACCGCAAAGATCATCAAGACAATTGATGAGATTGCATTCCAAACCAACATTCTTGCGCTGAACGCTGCGGTTGAGGCCGCGCGAGCTGGGGAGGCGGGGATGGGCTTCGCCGTCGTCGCTGATGAAGTTAGAAATCTCGCTCAGCGCAGCGCGCAGGCCGCGAAAGAAACCTCCGCGAAAATTGAGGGCTCGCTGACTCGCGCCGCACAGGGTGTGGACATCAGCGCGCGCGTCGCCTCTGCCCTTGACGAGATCACAGCCAAGGTGCGGCAGGTGGATGAATTGATCGCTGAAGTTGCAGGAGCCTCGCGCGAGCAGTCGCAGGGGATCTCCCAGATCAACACTGCCGTGGGCCAGATGGACAAGGTCACGCAGAACAACGCCGCAAGCGCAGAGGAATGTGCCGCCGCCGCCGAAGAATTGAATGCGCAGGCGGAGACCATGAAAGCTTCCGTGAGTGAACTGCTGAACCTCGTCGGCCAGTCAGTTGAATCCCGGGGACCTGCCGCGCCCGTTCAGCCGAAGGCAGTTCGGCCGTCCACCACGTCGATTCCCTTGCAACCAATAAGCCGCACGGCCCCGAAGGCGCGAGATGAATCCCTGCAGCTCGCAGGGAAAAAAGATCGAACGCAGGAAATACCGCTGGAAGGCGATTTCCGCGATTTTTAA
- a CDS encoding chemotaxis protein CheW, protein MAEAQKELSSDVRKLAGKYLTFTLHGESYGIAVLKVREIIRLTNITDVPQMPAYVRGVINLRGKIIPVMDLRLRFGFPHASETDLTCIVVVQVTLPDGKNTQMGLIVDGVEEVTNIPPADIEETPDFGSEIHAEYIVGMAKVKGAVKVLLDIDRVITGAERCSAARISTQTNPPSL, encoded by the coding sequence ATGGCTGAAGCCCAAAAAGAATTGTCGAGCGATGTCCGCAAACTGGCAGGAAAATACCTGACCTTTACGTTGCATGGTGAATCCTACGGAATCGCCGTGCTGAAGGTGCGTGAGATCATCCGCCTCACAAACATCACGGATGTCCCCCAGATGCCGGCCTATGTCCGCGGGGTCATCAACCTGCGCGGGAAAATCATCCCCGTGATGGATCTGCGCCTGCGTTTTGGATTCCCCCACGCCAGCGAAACCGATCTGACCTGCATCGTGGTGGTGCAAGTGACGCTGCCCGACGGCAAGAACACCCAGATGGGACTGATTGTTGATGGTGTCGAAGAAGTCACAAACATTCCCCCCGCCGATATCGAGGAAACCCCGGACTTCGGATCGGAGATCCACGCAGAATACATCGTAGGCATGGCGAAGGTGAAAGGCGCTGTGAAGGTGCTGCTCGACATTGATCGCGTCATTACGGGCGCCGAACGTTGCTCCGCCGCACGAATTTCGACCCAGACGAACCCGCCTTCTCTGTAA
- a CDS encoding ferritin-like domain-containing protein: protein MAQHDELIDVLNEAVALEYTAAIQYNQHSMLLTGRDKLLFEEIFQHHAKESLNHAKMWGERIVYLGGVPTAEIGKVQQSTNVTEMLEMDLVVEKNAVEIYTRAHKVCTHLPTQFMLENHILDEDKDVEELQKLLGKVRIAQSALPAQQQAASS, encoded by the coding sequence ATGGCTCAACACGACGAGTTAATTGATGTGCTCAACGAAGCGGTCGCGCTGGAATACACGGCCGCGATTCAATACAACCAACACAGCATGCTGCTGACGGGTCGCGACAAGTTGCTGTTCGAGGAGATTTTTCAGCATCACGCTAAGGAATCGCTGAACCACGCCAAAATGTGGGGCGAACGCATCGTTTATCTCGGCGGCGTTCCGACGGCTGAAATTGGCAAGGTCCAGCAATCGACGAACGTGACAGAAATGCTGGAGATGGACCTGGTGGTTGAGAAGAACGCCGTGGAGATTTATACCCGCGCTCACAAGGTCTGCACCCATCTGCCCACCCAGTTCATGCTGGAGAATCACATCCTCGACGAGGACAAGGACGTGGAAGAATTGCAGAAGCTGCTTGGGAAAGTTCGGATAGCGCAGTCCGCGTTGCCCGCGCAGCAGCAGGCAGCTTCTTCCTGA
- the mdoH gene encoding glucans biosynthesis glucosyltransferase MdoH gives MVAPSPAPVKDTPRIYPARPAGRSARVFLFYSAAMLLTAVVAMLFADLLWRSGWNNSSTILLILFILLFLLISIGCLHGIAGFILRVIGDPSRITRLGDYNSKSLDGVSTAIVFPTYNEEVARIMEGLRATYLSLERTGQAEHFDFFILSDSTDPAKWVEEEERWCELVRELDALGRIYYRRRVTNEGKKSGNVRDFLSTWGRRYRYFIVFDADSIMRGELVVDLVKLMETHPHVGMIQTVPALVNAESLFGRIQQFANRLYAPIFIAGLNYWTQGFGNYWGHNAIIRTEPFMHYCDLPQLPGRKPFGGQILSHDFVEAALMLKENWQVWFAYDLEGSYEEQPQDMIENAQRDRRWCQGNLQHAMVLFARGLRGVSRIHLLLGIFGYLGSPLWLFFLLTYNWALWFKEYTRLSDLTVRAFTPFMKLSGTGHAFLIFSICMSVLFLPKVLALVDLAFDRQRKQSFGGLRRATLSAVVETLFSSLHAPLQMLWHSKFVATILFGLGVNWGPQKRGANGITWSNAVRAHLGHTLLGIVWGWLIWRLDPPAFWWFLPVLAGMLLSIPLSVVTSRPSIGAKARSLGLFLTPEETAPPSELDTLRMRMALLEKSAATLPKLPDASIAQVVLDPYVNAIHVSLLREKGLNPEYSRALKQLGAGEPRVRELAEQLLRKGPESLEGKEKALVLSDAEVMPWLHRQAWIRSAESLAPWWQTAIRHYVR, from the coding sequence ATGGTTGCGCCCTCGCCAGCACCAGTCAAGGACACCCCAAGAATCTACCCCGCCAGGCCGGCGGGCCGCAGCGCGCGCGTGTTCCTGTTTTATTCCGCCGCCATGCTGCTCACGGCAGTCGTGGCGATGCTCTTTGCCGACCTCCTCTGGCGCAGCGGGTGGAACAATTCCAGCACGATCCTGCTGATTCTCTTCATCCTGCTCTTCCTGTTGATCTCGATAGGCTGCCTGCACGGAATAGCGGGCTTCATTCTGCGGGTCATCGGCGATCCGTCCCGGATCACGCGGCTCGGAGATTACAATTCCAAGAGCTTGGACGGAGTCAGCACGGCCATCGTTTTTCCGACCTATAATGAGGAGGTCGCGCGCATCATGGAAGGATTGCGGGCAACCTATCTCTCGCTCGAACGCACAGGGCAGGCGGAGCATTTCGATTTCTTCATCCTCAGCGATTCCACAGATCCCGCGAAGTGGGTCGAGGAAGAGGAACGCTGGTGTGAACTGGTTCGCGAATTGGATGCGTTAGGCCGCATCTATTATAGACGCCGTGTCACGAACGAAGGCAAGAAGAGCGGCAATGTTCGAGACTTTCTCAGCACGTGGGGACGCCGCTATCGCTACTTCATTGTCTTCGATGCCGACAGCATCATGCGAGGCGAGCTGGTCGTCGACCTCGTCAAGCTGATGGAAACCCATCCGCATGTGGGCATGATCCAAACCGTTCCCGCCCTCGTGAATGCCGAGTCGCTGTTTGGACGCATTCAGCAGTTCGCAAATCGTCTGTATGCGCCCATTTTCATTGCCGGCCTCAACTATTGGACCCAGGGCTTCGGCAATTATTGGGGTCACAACGCGATCATCCGAACAGAACCGTTCATGCACTATTGCGACCTGCCGCAGTTGCCGGGACGCAAACCCTTTGGCGGGCAAATCTTGAGCCACGATTTCGTAGAGGCTGCGTTGATGCTGAAAGAGAACTGGCAGGTGTGGTTCGCCTACGATCTCGAGGGCAGTTACGAGGAGCAGCCGCAGGACATGATTGAGAACGCCCAGCGCGATCGGCGGTGGTGCCAGGGAAACCTGCAGCACGCCATGGTGCTGTTTGCCCGAGGGTTGCGCGGCGTCAGCCGGATTCATCTTTTGCTCGGAATCTTCGGTTACCTCGGCAGCCCGCTGTGGTTGTTCTTCCTGCTGACCTACAACTGGGCGCTGTGGTTCAAGGAATACACGCGGCTTTCGGACCTGACCGTCCGGGCATTCACGCCTTTCATGAAACTCAGCGGGACGGGGCACGCATTTTTGATCTTCAGCATTTGCATGAGCGTCCTGTTCCTGCCGAAGGTCCTGGCCCTGGTCGACCTCGCATTTGACCGGCAGCGCAAGCAGAGCTTCGGCGGATTGCGCCGCGCCACTCTCAGCGCCGTTGTCGAAACCTTGTTTTCATCGCTGCATGCGCCGCTGCAAATGCTGTGGCATTCCAAATTTGTGGCGACGATTCTGTTTGGTCTCGGTGTGAACTGGGGGCCTCAAAAACGCGGAGCCAACGGGATCACCTGGTCCAACGCAGTGCGCGCCCACCTGGGGCATACGCTTCTTGGAATTGTTTGGGGCTGGCTCATCTGGCGCCTGGATCCACCGGCGTTTTGGTGGTTCCTGCCAGTGCTGGCGGGCATGTTGTTGTCGATCCCGTTGAGTGTCGTCACGAGCCGCCCAAGCATCGGGGCAAAGGCGCGTTCGCTCGGACTTTTCCTGACCCCGGAGGAAACTGCGCCCCCTTCGGAATTGGACACGCTGCGCATGCGAATGGCGTTGCTTGAAAAAAGTGCCGCTACATTGCCGAAGCTGCCCGACGCCAGCATCGCCCAAGTGGTGCTGGATCCCTACGTCAATGCGATCCACGTATCGCTCCTGCGCGAAAAAGGGTTGAACCCTGAATACAGCCGCGCCCTGAAACAGCTGGGGGCGGGCGAACCCCGAGTGCGCGAGCTCGCCGAGCAGCTGTTGCGCAAGGGGCCGGAATCGCTTGAGGGGAAGGAAAAGGCGCTCGTTTTGTCGGATGCCGAAGTGATGCCCTGGCTGCACCGCCAGGCCTGGATTCGCTCGGCGGAGTCGCTCGCGCCATGGTGGCAAACTGCGATCCGGCATTACGTCAGGTAA
- a CDS encoding glucan biosynthesis protein G: MTRLRCLIIAVSLVLAADGFARQETAEITLDWVAKRAEQRAQKPFRSPRADLPDVLKAANLNYDQYREIEFRHDKALWSAEDLPFRVEFFHPGYLYEEPVHLNEFTVTAMQPIRFMQDWFNYRSLNIQKQIPVNTGYAGFRLLHELNERGKWDELGAFLGASYFRLLGKGQRYGQSARGLAIDSGESDRTEEFPIFTDWWLGKPSRGDDRLKLFAILDSVSCAGAYEMVIVPGESTIADIRARVYFREEANVKAIAPDRKPLKTIGLAPLTSMFWFGKASERRFNEYRPEVHDSDGLLIQMGNGEVLWRPLNNTTEMRHQKFATKELRGFGLLQRERDFAAYQDLFNYYHQVPNVWVEPHGFWGEGDVHLVELSTHYEGLDNIVAFWDPKTKPKPMEPYNFGYTLYWTRDEAEMKLARQDKVIATRVGTETRDASTRQFSIDFSGPKLNTLAENAPPQAIASCSENASIVDAQVFRNPFKACWRVMLTIKPKEGNKDSVDIRCTLKKGEEVLSETWTYLWSPL, translated from the coding sequence ATGACGCGGTTGCGTTGCCTTATTATTGCTGTATCACTGGTTCTTGCCGCGGACGGATTCGCGCGGCAGGAGACGGCGGAGATTACGCTGGACTGGGTGGCGAAGCGGGCGGAGCAACGCGCCCAAAAACCATTCCGCTCCCCGCGCGCTGACCTGCCCGACGTACTCAAAGCTGCCAATCTAAACTACGATCAATATCGAGAGATTGAGTTCCGGCACGACAAGGCACTCTGGAGCGCCGAAGATCTTCCGTTCCGCGTCGAGTTTTTTCATCCGGGATATCTCTACGAAGAACCCGTGCATCTGAACGAATTCACCGTGACAGCGATGCAACCCATTCGCTTCATGCAGGATTGGTTCAATTATCGAAGCCTGAACATCCAGAAGCAGATTCCGGTGAACACGGGTTACGCGGGTTTCCGCCTGCTCCATGAATTAAACGAGCGCGGAAAGTGGGATGAGCTGGGTGCGTTTTTGGGCGCCAGTTATTTCCGTCTGCTGGGCAAGGGACAGCGCTACGGTCAATCCGCGCGGGGGCTGGCCATCGATTCAGGCGAGTCGGATCGCACGGAGGAGTTTCCCATCTTCACTGACTGGTGGCTGGGCAAACCCTCTCGAGGCGACGATCGCTTGAAGCTCTTTGCAATCCTGGACAGCGTGAGCTGCGCAGGAGCTTATGAAATGGTGATCGTGCCGGGAGAAAGCACCATTGCCGACATTCGTGCGCGCGTGTATTTCCGCGAGGAGGCCAACGTGAAAGCCATTGCGCCCGATCGCAAACCGCTCAAGACCATTGGACTGGCGCCGTTGACGAGCATGTTCTGGTTCGGAAAGGCGTCGGAGCGGCGGTTCAATGAGTACCGGCCGGAAGTGCATGACAGCGACGGGCTTCTCATTCAGATGGGCAACGGGGAAGTTCTGTGGCGGCCGCTGAACAACACGACGGAAATGCGGCACCAGAAGTTTGCGACGAAGGAGCTTCGCGGATTCGGGCTGTTGCAACGGGAACGCGACTTCGCGGCGTATCAGGACCTGTTCAACTACTATCATCAGGTTCCCAATGTGTGGGTTGAGCCGCACGGGTTTTGGGGCGAAGGCGATGTTCACCTTGTGGAATTGAGCACGCATTACGAGGGGTTGGACAACATCGTTGCCTTTTGGGATCCAAAGACGAAGCCAAAGCCCATGGAGCCTTACAATTTCGGTTACACGCTTTATTGGACGCGCGATGAGGCCGAAATGAAGCTGGCGCGGCAGGACAAGGTGATTGCGACACGGGTCGGCACCGAGACCCGCGATGCGAGCACGCGCCAGTTCTCAATTGATTTCAGCGGGCCCAAGCTCAACACGCTGGCGGAGAATGCGCCACCGCAGGCGATTGCGAGCTGCAGCGAAAACGCCTCGATCGTGGACGCGCAGGTGTTTCGTAATCCGTTCAAGGCTTGCTGGCGCGTGATGCTGACGATCAAGCCCAAGGAAGGAAACAAGGATTCGGTGGATATCCGCTGCACGCTGAAAAAGGGAGAGGAGGTTTTGAGCGAAACATGGACCTATCTCTGGAGTCCGCTCTAG
- a CDS encoding DUF4912 domain-containing protein: protein MKPKKKSAKKKVVSLPAVPLREAPPLKSTSAQKIREPLPARGVKSQSQPVAAASQKAASPKETSGSKPASEVRKKRVEGVKAAAAPVPEPAAAKPPPKTDRPTKKPEAPEVPAQSKVKRVASRTPVAPVKVSPMKRKLSAKLPALVPEKAKPELSLPKKPSPPPALPAAVEPKLSKPAPLSPEPGASSPSKSSQRFPAAKAPARKVPAKIPPILLEGDQPQTDAPSGPGQRYAVAYGSSRASGVEPELPKAYGTQQLLVAARDPHWLYVHWDLTDDQLRHYVSASLERNLVLRIHAGSLSDKAEQEIQLAPEARHWFAHVERAGAKYFAQLGYYGKSGRWTVVASSSATLTPPDSMAEETTADFATIPFEVPMEKLLSLVKEALEENEPLAEALQEVRIEERPDLPEFPHHSASAQTVSTRTPDAAPAASDAAWTPSQEKALAEIISMDHVRRVWMGSMEITELIRRRVVQELAEESAAQRGKPGAAPTSPTPQGAVHAEAKAVTSPYGLQPRERGFWFNINSELIIYGATEPDAQVTIAGRPIRLRSDGSFSYRFALPDGNYELPVVAVSSDKTDGRAAELAFARTTEYRGDVGTHPQDPNLKRPEPDAL from the coding sequence ATGAAACCGAAGAAGAAGTCCGCAAAGAAGAAGGTTGTGTCGTTGCCCGCCGTGCCCCTCCGCGAGGCCCCGCCGCTCAAATCCACCAGCGCGCAAAAGATCCGCGAACCGCTTCCGGCCCGTGGCGTAAAGAGCCAATCGCAACCCGTCGCGGCCGCTTCACAAAAGGCTGCTTCCCCAAAAGAAACATCAGGTTCGAAACCTGCCTCAGAGGTTCGCAAAAAGCGTGTCGAAGGCGTGAAGGCGGCCGCTGCGCCCGTGCCCGAACCTGCTGCCGCAAAACCACCTCCGAAAACGGATCGTCCAACAAAGAAGCCGGAAGCGCCCGAAGTTCCGGCGCAATCGAAAGTGAAGCGGGTTGCGAGCAGGACGCCCGTTGCTCCGGTCAAAGTTTCGCCGATGAAGCGAAAGCTGTCTGCGAAGCTTCCGGCCCTTGTCCCGGAAAAGGCGAAGCCGGAATTGTCGTTGCCGAAGAAGCCGTCACCGCCGCCCGCTTTGCCTGCTGCCGTCGAGCCGAAGTTGTCGAAGCCAGCTCCTTTGTCTCCGGAACCAGGTGCTTCGTCCCCGTCAAAGTCCAGCCAGCGCTTTCCCGCCGCAAAGGCGCCGGCCCGGAAAGTGCCGGCAAAGATTCCCCCGATCCTCCTCGAAGGCGATCAACCGCAGACAGACGCTCCCAGCGGACCCGGCCAGCGTTACGCCGTCGCATATGGTTCGTCACGGGCATCGGGTGTGGAACCGGAACTGCCAAAAGCCTACGGCACGCAACAGTTGCTCGTGGCGGCCCGCGATCCCCATTGGCTTTACGTTCATTGGGATCTTACGGACGACCAGCTGCGGCATTATGTGTCCGCGTCACTTGAGCGAAACCTTGTTCTCCGCATTCACGCAGGATCCCTTTCCGACAAGGCGGAGCAGGAGATTCAACTTGCGCCCGAAGCACGCCACTGGTTCGCCCACGTGGAGAGGGCGGGAGCGAAGTACTTCGCGCAACTCGGATATTACGGCAAATCGGGCAGGTGGACCGTGGTGGCAAGTTCGTCGGCGACACTGACTCCGCCCGACTCGATGGCCGAAGAGACAACGGCGGACTTCGCGACGATTCCTTTCGAAGTGCCGATGGAGAAACTTCTGTCGCTCGTGAAGGAAGCCTTGGAAGAAAATGAACCGCTAGCCGAGGCGCTTCAGGAGGTGCGCATTGAAGAGCGGCCGGATTTACCCGAATTCCCGCACCATTCGGCGTCCGCGCAGACCGTTTCCACCCGAACCCCAGACGCCGCACCGGCTGCGAGCGACGCTGCATGGACTCCATCGCAGGAGAAGGCGCTTGCCGAGATCATCAGCATGGATCATGTGCGGCGTGTTTGGATGGGCTCGATGGAAATTACTGAATTGATTCGCCGGCGCGTCGTACAGGAACTTGCGGAAGAGTCAGCAGCACAACGCGGCAAACCTGGCGCAGCACCCACATCGCCGACCCCGCAAGGGGCAGTCCACGCGGAGGCGAAGGCTGTCACGAGTCCCTATGGGCTGCAGCCGCGGGAAAGAGGTTTCTGGTTCAACATCAATTCTGAATTGATCATTTACGGCGCCACGGAGCCAGACGCGCAGGTCACGATTGCAGGACGCCCCATTCGGCTCCGATCGGATGGAAGCTTCAGCTATCGCTTTGCACTCCCAGACGGAAATTATGAACTGCCGGTAGTCGCCGTATCGTCGGATAAAACAGACGGGCGCGCCGCAGAACTGGCATTTGCCCGGACAACGGAGTATCGCGGTGATGTCGGCACGCATCCTCAGGATCCGAATCTGAAACGTCCAGAGCCCGACGCGCTGTAA